One genomic window of Nicotiana sylvestris chromosome 10, ASM39365v2, whole genome shotgun sequence includes the following:
- the LOC138879060 gene encoding uncharacterized protein, translating to MPMNPIQEVEVFEVWSIDFMGPFVSSYGNKYILVAMDYVSKWVEAASLPTNDAKGVIVFLRKNIFTRIGTPRAIISDNGTHFCNRAFMKLLEKYDVRRKVATPYHPKTSGQVEVSNREIKSMLTKTVNATRTDWARKLDDALWAY from the coding sequence ATGcctatgaacccaattcaagaggtagAAGTGTTTGAAGTATGGAGCATAGATTTCATGGGGCCTTTCGTCAGCTCATATGGCAACAAGTACATACTCGTCGCTATGgactacgtgtccaaatgggtggaagctgcatCACTCCCTACAAATGATGCAAAGGGGGTAATTGTTTTTTTGagaaagaacatattcacccgaaTTGGCACTCCAAGGGCAATAATCAGTGACAACGGCACTCACTTTTGTAATCGAGCCTTTATGAAGTTGTTAGAGAAGTATGATGTACGCCGCAAGGTGGCCACTCCATATCATCCGAAAACAAGTGGGCAAGTAGAAGTCTCGAATAGGGAGATAAAGAGTATGTTGACTAAGACTGTGAATGCTACTAGAACGGATTGGGCAAGGAAGTTAGATGATGCACTTTGGGCATATTGA